A window of Pseudomonas mucidolens contains these coding sequences:
- the prmB gene encoding 50S ribosomal protein L3 N(5)-glutamine methyltransferase: MITSRLRTLRDHIRWAVSRFHGEDLFFGHGTDNAWDEARQLVLGALHLPWEISDSYLDCNLEDDELVNLQRLLKRRIEERVPTAYLLGEAWFCGMSFIVDERVLIPRSPIGELIENRFEPWLGAPPARILDLCTGSGCIGIACAYEFQEAEVVLADLSFEALEVANQNIERHGADERVYTVQGDGFDGLPGQRFDLIVSNPPYVDAEDFADMPDEYQHEPELGLACGDDGLNLVRRMLAEAAEHLTEKGLLIVEVGNSQVHVQALYPEVDFAWLDFQRGGHGVFMLTAQQCREHQALFASRV, encoded by the coding sequence GTGATCACTTCCCGCCTGCGCACCTTGCGCGACCATATCCGTTGGGCTGTCAGCCGTTTCCATGGGGAAGACCTGTTTTTTGGCCATGGCACCGACAATGCCTGGGACGAAGCCCGGCAACTGGTGCTTGGCGCCTTGCACTTGCCTTGGGAAATCTCCGATAGCTACCTGGACTGCAACCTCGAAGACGATGAGTTGGTCAACCTGCAGCGCTTGCTCAAGCGCCGCATCGAGGAGCGTGTACCCACCGCTTACCTGCTGGGCGAAGCCTGGTTCTGTGGCATGTCGTTCATCGTCGATGAGCGGGTGCTGATTCCGCGTTCACCCATCGGCGAGTTGATCGAAAACCGCTTTGAACCCTGGTTGGGCGCACCGCCTGCACGGATTCTCGATCTGTGCACCGGTTCCGGGTGTATCGGTATTGCATGCGCCTACGAATTCCAGGAGGCCGAGGTGGTGCTCGCGGACCTGTCCTTCGAAGCCTTGGAGGTGGCCAATCAGAACATTGAGCGCCACGGCGCCGACGAGCGGGTCTATACCGTGCAGGGTGACGGTTTCGACGGTCTGCCGGGCCAGCGCTTTGACCTGATCGTGTCCAACCCGCCCTACGTCGATGCCGAAGACTTTGCCGACATGCCGGATGAATACCAGCATGAGCCGGAACTGGGCCTGGCGTGCGGTGATGATGGTTTGAACCTGGTACGACGGATGTTGGCCGAGGCGGCGGAGCATTTGACCGAGAAGGGACTGTTGATTGTCGAGGTGGGCAACAGCCAGGTTCACGTTCAAGCCCTTTACCCGGAAGTGGACTTTGCCTGGCTGGACTTCCAGCGCGGCGGGCACGGTGTGTTCATGCTCACGGCGCAACAGTGCCGCGAGCACCAGGCGCTGTTTGCTTCTCGGGTTTGA
- a CDS encoding cysteine hydrolase family protein, whose translation MSVPKTMFQLSGRGYAPANLSHATLVIIDAQKEYLSGPLALSGMDSAVENIKQLTAAARRASRPIVHVHHLGTVGGLFDPQGERGEFIPGLEPVGDDTVIGKLLPSAFHGTSLEKRLQDLGSLDLIVCGFMSHSSVSTTVRAAKNLGFRCTLVEDACATRDLPYKGGILSAEHVQQTEMAIMADNFATLALTKDLI comes from the coding sequence ATGTCCGTTCCAAAGACGATGTTTCAACTCAGCGGTCGTGGTTACGCGCCGGCCAATTTGAGCCACGCGACCCTTGTGATCATCGATGCCCAGAAAGAATACTTGAGCGGTCCACTGGCCTTGTCGGGCATGGACAGCGCCGTGGAAAACATCAAGCAGCTGACTGCGGCGGCGCGCCGTGCGAGTCGCCCGATCGTCCACGTGCATCACCTGGGCACCGTCGGCGGCCTGTTCGATCCACAGGGCGAACGTGGCGAGTTCATTCCCGGCCTGGAGCCTGTGGGTGACGATACGGTCATCGGCAAGTTGCTGCCCAGCGCCTTCCACGGCACATCGCTGGAAAAACGCTTGCAGGATTTGGGTTCCCTGGACCTGATCGTCTGCGGCTTCATGAGCCATTCCAGTGTCAGCACCACGGTGCGGGCGGCGAAGAACCTGGGTTTCCGTTGCACCTTGGTGGAAGACGCCTGCGCGACGCGGGACCTGCCTTACAAAGGCGGCATCCTCAGCGCCGAACATGTACAGCAAACTGAGATGGCGATCATGGCCGACAATTTCGCCACACTTGCCTTGACCAAAGATCTGATCTGA
- a CDS encoding Smr/MutS family protein, producing the protein MQDDDFSLFKNELRGVKPIKHDRADTGKPKTDRAQIAKLRQAATVRTDATTVDGLSDQFVIDVGPEDELMWARDGVQESQVRKLKSGQIPFEGSLDLHGMTVEKARETLWAFLAEATRFEIRCVRVTHGKAVRLDGKRPMIKSHVNTWLRQHAQVLGFTSCQPRHGGAGAVYVMLKRTMLEGRDE; encoded by the coding sequence ATGCAAGACGACGACTTTTCCCTGTTCAAAAACGAGCTTCGCGGCGTCAAGCCGATCAAGCACGACCGCGCCGACACCGGCAAACCCAAGACCGACCGTGCGCAGATCGCCAAACTGCGCCAGGCGGCCACGGTGCGCACGGACGCCACCACGGTGGACGGGCTGTCGGACCAGTTTGTCATCGACGTCGGCCCCGAGGATGAACTGATGTGGGCCCGCGACGGTGTCCAGGAAAGCCAGGTACGCAAGCTCAAATCTGGCCAGATCCCCTTTGAAGGCAGCCTGGACCTGCACGGCATGACCGTGGAAAAAGCCCGGGAAACCCTCTGGGCCTTCCTCGCCGAAGCCACCCGGTTCGAAATCCGCTGCGTGCGCGTCACCCATGGCAAAGCCGTGCGCCTGGATGGCAAGCGGCCGATGATCAAGAGCCACGTCAACACCTGGCTGCGCCAGCATGCCCAGGTGCTCGGGTTTACCTCATGCCAGCCGCGGCATGGTGGAGCCGGCGCGGTCTACGTGATGCTCAAGCGCACGATGCTCGAAGGACGTGACGAGTAA
- the folE gene encoding GTP cyclohydrolase I FolE: MTLEQNYTAILGQLGEDVSREGLLDTPKRAAKAMQYLCRGYEQTLEEVTNGALFSSDNSEMVLVKDIELYSLCEHHLLPFIGKAHVAYIPSGKVLGLSKVARIVDMYARRLQIQENLSRQIADAVLQVTGALGVAVVIEAKHMCMMMRGVEKQNSSMITSVMLGEFRENAATRSEFLSLIK; this comes from the coding sequence GTGACATTGGAACAAAACTACACCGCGATCCTCGGCCAACTGGGTGAGGACGTCTCCCGCGAGGGCCTGCTCGACACGCCGAAACGTGCCGCCAAGGCGATGCAGTACCTGTGCCGTGGCTACGAGCAGACGCTGGAAGAGGTCACTAACGGTGCCCTGTTCAGCTCGGATAACAGCGAGATGGTGCTGGTCAAGGACATCGAGTTGTACTCGCTGTGCGAACACCACCTGCTGCCTTTCATCGGCAAGGCCCACGTCGCATACATCCCGAGCGGCAAGGTATTGGGCCTGTCGAAGGTCGCGCGCATCGTCGACATGTACGCCCGTCGCCTGCAGATCCAGGAAAACCTCAGCCGCCAGATCGCCGACGCGGTACTGCAAGTCACCGGCGCCCTGGGCGTGGCCGTGGTGATCGAGGCCAAGCACATGTGCATGATGATGCGCGGTGTGGAGAAACAGAACTCGTCGATGATCACCTCGGTGATGCTGGGCGAGTTCCGCGAAAACGCGGCGACCCGCAGTGAGTTCCTCAGCCTGATCAAGTAA
- a CDS encoding glutathione S-transferase N-terminal domain-containing protein — MFVKALRVGLGHVIIAADLITRPRKKQRPAEQQAQVNAAAKDLTLYQFHACPFCVKTRRTLHRLNVPVALKDAKNNEQDRQTLLEQGGKIKVPCLRIEENGQTTWMYDSKVIIDYLDQRFAAI, encoded by the coding sequence ATGTTCGTCAAAGCACTTCGAGTCGGTCTCGGCCACGTCATCATCGCCGCCGACTTAATCACCCGCCCCCGCAAAAAGCAGCGTCCTGCCGAGCAACAGGCCCAAGTGAACGCGGCAGCCAAGGACCTGACGCTGTATCAGTTCCACGCCTGTCCGTTCTGCGTAAAGACCCGCCGCACCCTGCATCGCTTGAATGTGCCGGTGGCGTTGAAGGACGCCAAGAACAATGAACAGGATCGCCAGACCCTGCTTGAGCAAGGCGGCAAGATCAAAGTGCCCTGCCTGCGCATTGAAGAAAATGGCCAGACCACCTGGATGTATGACTCCAAGGTGATCATTGACTATCTGGACCAGCGCTTCGCGGCGATCTGA
- a CDS encoding glutathione S-transferase family protein, with product MYTVYGDYRSGNCYKIKLMLNLLGIPYRWVDIDILKGDTQTAQFLAKNPNGKIPVLELDDGTCLWESNAILNFLADGSEFLPSEPRLRTQVLQWQFFEQYSHEPYIAVARFIQYYLGMPEDRLEEYKTTHKGGYKALKVMERQLQATPYLVGEQYSIADIALYAYTHVAHEGGFDLSPYPAVQAWLERVASHPKHVAMLD from the coding sequence ATGTACACGGTTTACGGCGATTACCGTTCGGGCAACTGCTACAAGATCAAGTTGATGCTCAACTTGTTGGGCATCCCGTATCGGTGGGTGGATATCGATATCTTGAAGGGCGACACTCAGACTGCGCAATTTCTGGCGAAGAACCCCAACGGCAAGATCCCGGTGCTGGAACTGGACGACGGAACCTGTCTGTGGGAATCCAACGCGATCCTCAACTTCCTGGCCGACGGCAGCGAATTCCTGCCCAGCGAGCCGCGCCTGCGCACCCAGGTGTTGCAATGGCAGTTTTTCGAGCAGTATAGCCATGAGCCATACATCGCCGTGGCGCGGTTTATCCAGTATTACCTGGGGATGCCGGAAGATCGACTGGAGGAATACAAGACAACCCACAAGGGCGGCTACAAGGCCTTGAAGGTCATGGAGCGCCAACTGCAAGCCACGCCGTACCTGGTGGGCGAGCAGTATTCCATCGCCGATATCGCGCTGTATGCCTACACCCACGTGGCCCATGAAGGCGGTTTCGACCTGAGCCCTTATCCGGCGGTACAGGCCTGGCTCGAGCGCGTGGCGAGTCATCCGAAACACGTGGCGATGCTCGACTGA
- a CDS encoding PLP-dependent aminotransferase family protein: protein MAFSERVSRLKSSLIREILAAAQRPQVMSFAGGLPAEVMLPELDWQAMPLNIGQYGMSEGEPQLRELFAAEARTLGVACEASQVLVVSGSQQTLDLAAKLYIDQGTQVLLEGPTYLAALQIFQLFGADCLTVELEADGPNLATLRRSLERQRPAFIYLIPTFQNPSAVRYSEAKRGAVAALLDEFGVTLIEDEPYRELTFDGSSARPIVSRLRAASWIYTGTVSKTLLPGLRVGYLIASPDLFPHLLKLKQSADLHTNRVGQWQAMQWIGSEKYQQHLATLRNFYRERRDGFQAALERHFSELADWQMPEGGLFFWLTLKQPLDTRTLLARALEQDVAFMPGEPFFSEPDRHHGHLRLNFSHIDPARLDEGLKRLAAVIRQAQLAQAA from the coding sequence ATGGCTTTCTCTGAACGTGTTTCACGCCTTAAAAGCTCCTTGATCCGTGAGATCCTTGCCGCGGCCCAGCGTCCGCAAGTGATGTCGTTTGCCGGTGGCCTGCCCGCCGAGGTCATGTTGCCCGAGCTGGATTGGCAGGCGATGCCGCTGAATATCGGCCAATACGGCATGAGCGAGGGCGAGCCGCAGTTGCGCGAGTTGTTCGCGGCCGAGGCGCGAACGTTGGGCGTTGCCTGTGAGGCCAGCCAGGTGTTGGTGGTCAGCGGTTCCCAGCAAACCCTCGACCTGGCCGCCAAGTTATATATCGATCAAGGCACGCAGGTTCTGCTGGAAGGCCCGACCTACCTGGCGGCGTTGCAGATCTTCCAACTGTTCGGCGCCGATTGCCTGACCGTCGAGCTTGAGGCCGATGGCCCGAACCTGGCGACGCTGCGCCGCAGCCTGGAGCGCCAGCGTCCGGCCTTCATCTACTTGATTCCGACCTTCCAGAACCCATCGGCGGTGCGCTACAGCGAAGCCAAGCGTGGTGCGGTGGCGGCGTTGCTGGACGAGTTCGGCGTGACCCTGATCGAGGACGAGCCCTATCGCGAGCTGACTTTCGACGGCAGCAGCGCCCGGCCGATTGTCAGCCGTTTGCGGGCGGCAAGTTGGATCTACACCGGCACGGTATCCAAGACCTTGCTGCCAGGGCTGCGTGTCGGTTACCTGATCGCCAGTCCCGATCTGTTCCCGCATCTGCTCAAGCTCAAGCAATCGGCGGACCTGCACACCAATCGCGTTGGGCAGTGGCAGGCAATGCAGTGGATCGGCAGCGAAAAATACCAGCAGCATCTCGCGACGTTACGCAATTTCTACCGCGAGCGGCGCGATGGATTCCAGGCAGCGCTGGAGCGTCACTTCAGTGAGCTGGCCGACTGGCAGATGCCCGAAGGGGGATTATTCTTCTGGCTGACCTTGAAACAACCCTTGGACACCCGCACTTTATTGGCGCGGGCGCTTGAACAGGATGTGGCGTTCATGCCCGGCGAACCGTTCTTTTCCGAGCCGGATCGGCATCACGGCCACTTGCGACTCAATTTCAGCCACATCGATCCAGCGCGCCTGGATGAAGGTCTCAAGCGTCTCGCGGCGGTAATCCGTCAAGCACAGCTCGCGCAAGCGGCATAA
- a CDS encoding MarR family transcriptional regulator, with product MLDLKNQNSQQAAMEAFFFGYQAFTAKADEMLERRGLSRVHQRIVFFIARYPALNVKQLLELLGVSKQALNMPLRQLQEMHLVNSLACANDKRKRLLELTEEGLHFEQSLRRQQVKLLQRAFAEAGEDAVNGWLAVNKALTLP from the coding sequence ATGCTTGACCTTAAAAACCAGAACTCGCAGCAAGCCGCCATGGAAGCGTTCTTCTTCGGCTACCAGGCCTTCACCGCCAAGGCTGACGAAATGCTCGAACGGCGCGGCCTGAGTCGGGTGCATCAGCGCATTGTATTTTTCATCGCCCGTTATCCGGCCTTGAACGTCAAGCAACTGCTGGAATTGCTCGGTGTAAGCAAACAGGCGCTGAATATGCCATTGCGCCAATTGCAGGAAATGCATCTGGTCAACAGCCTCGCCTGCGCCAACGACAAGCGCAAACGCCTGTTGGAGCTGACCGAAGAGGGGCTGCATTTCGAGCAATCCCTGCGCCGCCAACAAGTGAAGCTGTTGCAGCGGGCGTTCGCCGAAGCCGGCGAGGACGCCGTGAATGGGTGGCTGGCGGTGAACAAGGCGCTGACGTTACCTTGA
- a CDS encoding NCS2 family permease encodes MESRKSEAPLDLASPRLTPTKPGWLERLFKLRLHGTTVKTELIAGLTTFITMAYIIFVNPNIMADAGIDHGAAFVATCIAAALGCLLMGLYANWPVGLAPGMGLNAFFTYTVVGTMGYNWETALGAVFISGVLFMILTLSRIREWLLNSIPVSLRHAMGAGVGLFLGVIGLKTAGIIVDSPATLIKLGSLHEPAPLLAAVCFLLIAILSYHRVFGAILISIIAVTLAGWGLGLVQYQGILAAPPSLAPTWMAMDVMGVFNVSMISVVFAFLFVHMFDTAGTLMGVAQRAGLVNPDGKIENLSRALKADSTSSVFGAMVGVPPVTSYVESAAGVAAGGRTGLTAVTVGVLFVAAMFFAPLAGMIPAYATAGALIYVAMLMMGSMAHIEWDEATDTIPAIVTVIMMPLTFSVADGIALGFISYVALKAGTGKYKEISVSLWALCAIFIAKFIFL; translated from the coding sequence GTGGAAAGCCGCAAATCCGAAGCCCCGCTGGACCTCGCGTCGCCGCGCCTCACCCCCACGAAACCAGGCTGGCTGGAACGCCTGTTCAAACTGCGTCTGCATGGCACCACAGTGAAGACCGAGCTGATTGCCGGCCTCACCACCTTTATCACCATGGCCTACATCATCTTCGTCAATCCCAACATTATGGCCGACGCCGGCATCGATCACGGCGCAGCCTTTGTCGCGACCTGTATCGCTGCCGCGCTGGGCTGCCTGTTGATGGGCCTGTATGCCAACTGGCCCGTGGGCCTGGCACCGGGCATGGGCCTGAACGCGTTTTTTACCTACACCGTGGTCGGCACCATGGGCTACAACTGGGAAACGGCGCTGGGCGCGGTGTTCATCTCGGGTGTGTTGTTCATGATCCTGACCCTGTCGCGCATCCGCGAATGGCTGCTCAACAGCATCCCGGTGAGCCTGCGCCATGCGATGGGCGCGGGAGTCGGTCTGTTTCTCGGGGTGATCGGTCTGAAAACCGCCGGCATCATCGTCGACAGCCCCGCCACCCTGATCAAGCTCGGTTCCCTGCATGAGCCCGCTCCGCTGCTGGCGGCGGTCTGCTTTCTGTTGATCGCGATCCTCAGCTATCACCGTGTGTTCGGCGCGATCCTGATCAGCATCATCGCCGTGACGTTGGCCGGCTGGGGCCTGGGTCTGGTGCAGTATCAGGGCATCCTCGCCGCCCCGCCGAGCCTGGCACCGACCTGGATGGCGATGGACGTGATGGGTGTGTTCAATGTCAGCATGATCAGCGTGGTGTTCGCGTTTCTGTTTGTGCACATGTTCGACACCGCCGGCACCCTGATGGGTGTTGCGCAACGGGCGGGATTGGTGAACCCTGACGGCAAGATTGAAAACCTCTCCCGCGCCTTGAAAGCCGACAGTACTTCAAGCGTATTCGGCGCCATGGTCGGTGTACCACCGGTCACCAGCTACGTGGAAAGTGCTGCCGGGGTCGCCGCTGGCGGGCGTACCGGCCTGACGGCCGTCACCGTGGGGGTGCTGTTTGTGGCCGCGATGTTTTTCGCGCCGCTGGCTGGCATGATTCCCGCCTATGCCACCGCCGGGGCGCTGATTTATGTGGCAATGTTGATGATGGGCAGCATGGCGCATATCGAATGGGATGAAGCCACCGACACGATCCCGGCGATTGTCACCGTGATCATGATGCCGCTGACCTTCTCGGTCGCCGACGGCATCGCCCTGGGTTTTATCAGTTACGTGGCACTCAAGGCGGGCACCGGCAAATACAAGGAAATTTCCGTCAGCCTGTGGGCGCTGTGTGCAATTTTCATCGCCAAGTTTATCTTCCTGTAA
- a CDS encoding LysE family translocator codes for MSVETWLLFSGAALVVILIPGPLSLLMISNSLNYGLRRSYPAFLGGVFASICLLSASALGLGALLLASEQLFSALKIVGALYLFYLAWQSWQQSRQPSHAVEVPQAAPVPRFRTLFGRAFVLGASNPKDILFFAAFLPQFLSSQQPFLPQLLIMIATWTVLDLLCKLAYGLSAHGAARYLRSGKGQSWFNRVSAGLFGGAGAASLLSR; via the coding sequence ATGAGTGTGGAAACCTGGCTGCTGTTCAGCGGCGCTGCGCTGGTGGTGATCCTGATTCCAGGCCCGCTGTCCCTGTTGATGATCAGCAACAGCTTGAACTATGGCCTGCGCCGTTCGTATCCGGCGTTTCTCGGCGGCGTGTTTGCCTCGATCTGCCTGCTGAGCGCATCGGCCCTGGGGCTGGGCGCCTTGTTGCTGGCGTCGGAGCAATTGTTCAGCGCCTTGAAGATCGTGGGTGCCCTGTATTTGTTCTACCTTGCCTGGCAAAGCTGGCAGCAATCACGCCAACCGAGCCATGCCGTGGAAGTTCCGCAAGCCGCGCCGGTGCCGCGTTTTCGCACGCTGTTTGGGCGGGCGTTTGTCCTGGGCGCCAGTAACCCCAAGGACATTCTGTTTTTCGCCGCTTTCCTGCCGCAGTTTCTCAGCAGCCAGCAACCTTTCTTACCGCAATTGCTGATCATGATCGCCACCTGGACTGTCCTGGACCTGCTGTGCAAGCTGGCTTATGGCCTCAGCGCCCATGGCGCGGCGCGCTATTTACGTAGCGGTAAGGGCCAAAGCTGGTTTAACCGTGTCAGTGCCGGGTTGTTCGGCGGCGCCGGCGCCGCCTCGCTACTCAGTCGCTGA
- the uraH gene encoding hydroxyisourate hydrolase, whose protein sequence is MGRLTTHVLDAAHGCPGSAIKVELYRVEGTRLEQVASALTNSDGRCDAPLLQGDDYRSGVYQLQFSAGDYYRARGVQLPEPAFLDVVVLRFGISAEQEHYHVPLLISPYSYSTYRGS, encoded by the coding sequence ATGGGACGTTTGACTACACACGTTTTGGACGCCGCGCACGGCTGCCCAGGCAGCGCCATCAAGGTGGAGCTGTATCGCGTTGAAGGGACACGGCTTGAACAGGTTGCCAGCGCCCTGACCAATAGCGACGGCCGTTGCGACGCGCCGCTGCTGCAAGGTGATGACTACCGTAGTGGGGTTTACCAACTGCAGTTCAGCGCCGGTGATTACTATCGCGCCCGTGGTGTGCAACTGCCGGAACCGGCGTTTCTCGACGTTGTGGTCCTGCGCTTTGGCATCAGTGCCGAACAGGAGCATTACCACGTACCCCTGCTGATTTCGCCTTACAGCTACTCCACTTATCGCGGTAGCTGA
- the puuE gene encoding allantoinase PuuE, with protein sequence MSADYPRDLIGYGSNPPHPHWPGKARIALSFVLNYEEGGERNILHGDKESEAFLSEMVSAQPLQGERNMSMESLYEYGSRAGVWRILKLFKAFDIPLTVFAVAMAAQRHPQVIRAMVAAGHEICSHGYRWIDYQYMDEAQEREHMLEAIRILTELTGERPLGWYTGRTGPNTRRLVMEEGGFLYDCDTYDDDLPYWEPNNPTGKPHLVIPYTLDTNDMRFTQVQGFNKGDDFFEYLKDAFDVLYAEGAEAPKMLSIGLHCRLIGRPARLAALKRFIEYAKGHEQVWFTRRVDIARHWHATHPYPGVAK encoded by the coding sequence GTGAGCGCTGACTACCCACGCGACCTGATCGGTTACGGCAGTAACCCTCCTCATCCCCACTGGCCGGGTAAGGCGCGCATCGCCTTGTCGTTCGTACTCAACTACGAAGAAGGTGGTGAGCGCAATATCCTGCACGGCGACAAAGAGTCGGAAGCCTTCCTTTCGGAAATGGTCTCGGCACAACCGCTGCAGGGCGAGCGCAACATGAGCATGGAGTCGCTGTACGAATACGGCAGCCGTGCCGGGGTGTGGCGCATCCTCAAGTTGTTCAAGGCATTCGACATTCCGCTGACTGTCTTCGCCGTGGCGATGGCCGCCCAGCGTCATCCGCAGGTGATCCGCGCGATGGTCGCCGCCGGTCACGAGATCTGCAGCCACGGCTACCGCTGGATCGACTACCAGTACATGGACGAGGCCCAGGAGCGCGAGCACATGCTCGAAGCGATCCGCATCCTCACCGAACTGACCGGCGAACGCCCGCTCGGCTGGTACACCGGGCGCACCGGCCCGAACACCCGTCGGTTGGTGATGGAAGAAGGCGGCTTCCTCTATGACTGCGACACCTACGACGACGACCTGCCCTACTGGGAACCCAACAACCCGACCGGCAAGCCGCACCTGGTGATCCCCTATACCCTGGACACCAACGACATGCGCTTCACCCAGGTCCAGGGTTTCAACAAGGGCGACGATTTCTTCGAGTACCTCAAGGACGCGTTCGACGTACTGTACGCCGAGGGCGCCGAGGCACCGAAAATGCTTTCCATCGGTTTGCATTGCCGCCTGATTGGCCGCCCTGCCCGGCTGGCCGCGCTCAAGCGCTTCATCGAATACGCCAAGGGCCATGAACAGGTGTGGTTCACCCGCCGCGTCGACATTGCCCGCCACTGGCATGCAACCCATCCTTACCCGGGAGTCGCCAAGTGA
- the uraD gene encoding 2-oxo-4-hydroxy-4-carboxy-5-ureidoimidazoline decarboxylase → MTAFQTLKPSTLSRAAFVAAFADIYEHSPWVAEKAFDLGQDASLDQIESLHQRMSDILLSADQQSQLALINAHPDLAGKAAVQGQLTAASTGEQAGAGIHQCTAEEFSRFTELNDAYKAKFKFPFIMAVKGSNRHQILAAFETRIHNSTDTEFKCALAEINKIALFRLLTL, encoded by the coding sequence GTGACCGCTTTCCAGACCTTGAAACCCTCGACCTTGAGCCGCGCTGCGTTTGTCGCCGCCTTCGCCGATATCTATGAACACTCGCCATGGGTGGCCGAAAAGGCCTTCGACCTGGGCCAGGACGCTTCGCTCGACCAGATCGAAAGCCTGCACCAGCGCATGAGCGATATCCTGTTGAGCGCGGATCAGCAAAGCCAACTGGCGCTGATCAACGCTCACCCGGACCTGGCCGGCAAAGCTGCCGTCCAGGGCCAACTGACCGCGGCCAGCACTGGAGAACAGGCTGGCGCGGGGATTCACCAATGCACGGCCGAAGAGTTTTCGCGCTTCACCGAGCTGAACGACGCCTACAAGGCCAAGTTCAAGTTTCCCTTCATCATGGCGGTAAAAGGCAGCAACCGGCATCAGATCCTCGCTGCGTTTGAAACGCGCATCCACAACTCGACCGACACCGAGTTCAAGTGCGCGCTGGCAGAGATCAACAAGATCGCGTTGTTCCGATTACTGACCCTCTAA
- the alc gene encoding allantoicase, translating to MKAYAVPFEKFVNLADARLGTKIISVTDDWFADANRLFQPTPAVWKEGVFDDNGKWMDGWESRRKRFEGYDSAVIRLGVPGAIKGVDIDTSFFTGNFPPSASLEGCFLAEGEPTENTQWVEVLSAVELQGNSHHFHEINHDQAFSHLRFNIYPDGGVARLRVYGIPFRDWSAVGDNEQIDLASSLNGGRALACSDEHFGRMGNILNPGRGINMGDGWETARRRTPGNDWVIVALGHAGEIEKVIVDTLHFKGNYPDTCSIQGAFVKGGTDSQIETQSLFWRELLPAQKLEMHAEHTFAEQIKALGPITHIRLNVFPDGGVSRLRVLGKVSK from the coding sequence ATGAAAGCTTACGCCGTCCCTTTCGAAAAGTTCGTCAACCTCGCTGACGCCCGCCTGGGCACCAAGATCATCTCCGTGACGGATGACTGGTTCGCCGACGCCAACCGCCTGTTCCAACCGACCCCAGCCGTATGGAAGGAGGGCGTGTTCGATGACAACGGCAAGTGGATGGACGGCTGGGAGTCGCGTCGCAAGCGCTTCGAAGGCTACGACAGCGCGGTGATCCGCCTGGGCGTGCCCGGCGCGATCAAAGGCGTGGACATCGACACTTCGTTCTTCACCGGCAACTTCCCACCGTCGGCGTCCCTGGAAGGCTGCTTCCTGGCCGAAGGCGAACCGACTGAAAACACCCAGTGGGTCGAAGTACTGTCTGCCGTCGAATTGCAGGGCAACAGCCATCACTTCCACGAGATCAACCACGACCAGGCCTTCAGTCACCTGCGCTTCAACATCTACCCGGATGGTGGCGTGGCCCGTCTGCGGGTGTACGGTATTCCGTTCCGCGACTGGTCGGCGGTGGGCGACAACGAGCAGATCGACCTGGCGTCCTCGCTCAACGGCGGGCGTGCCCTGGCGTGCTCCGACGAACACTTCGGGCGCATGGGCAACATCCTCAACCCGGGCCGTGGCATCAACATGGGCGATGGCTGGGAAACAGCCCGTCGTCGCACGCCAGGCAATGACTGGGTGATCGTCGCCCTGGGTCACGCCGGCGAGATCGAAAAGGTCATCGTCGACACCCTGCACTTCAAGGGCAACTACCCAGACACTTGCTCGATCCAGGGCGCGTTCGTCAAAGGCGGCACCGACAGCCAGATCGAAACCCAATCGCTGTTCTGGCGTGAACTGTTGCCGGCGCAGAAACTGGAAATGCACGCTGAACACACCTTCGCCGAGCAGATCAAGGCACTGGGGCCGATTACCCACATCCGCCTGAACGTATTCCCGGATGGTGGCGTGAGTCGCTTGCGCGTGCTGGGCAAGGTTTCGAAATAA